A window of the Malaclemys terrapin pileata isolate rMalTer1 chromosome 6, rMalTer1.hap1, whole genome shotgun sequence genome harbors these coding sequences:
- the TMEM252 gene encoding transmembrane protein 252, translating to MLCLTMKMPKKFLSLFRIFVLLTGFSIICMGAFCISTGSSLCRCGNNLPVAYSLLPLGFLLLVTGIFWSTYHEVRKNKNLFYIFQRNPSHRERHINTIDRPDFYPPCYEDSTDPGKQTFPISLSLSAREEELYNIPPPLYTESSMEFIDETSLQEEQPPSYEMSVQQQQPTTEHDSNTEGVSGTCHAPMPGVSC from the exons ATGCTGTGTTTAACCATGAAGATGCcaaaaaagtttctctctctctttcgtaTCTTTGTGCTCTTAACTGGCTTCTCAATTATTTGCATGGGAGCCTTTTGCATTTCCACAGGCTCCTCTCTGTGCAGATGTGGGAATAATCTGCCTGTTGCTTATTCTCTGTTACCTTTGGGGTTCTTACTCCTTGTGACTGGGATTTTCTGGAGCACGTACCATGAagtcagaaaaaacaaaaacctgttcTATATTTTCCAGAGAAATCCCAGCCATAGAGAAAGGCACATCAACACCATAGACAG GCCTGATTTCTACCCTCCGTGCTATGAAGATAGCACTGATCCGGGAAAGCAGACTTTCCCAATATCACTCTCCCTTTCAGCAAGAGAGGAAGAGCTCTACAACATCCCTCCACCACTGTATACTGAAAGCAGCATGGAATTCATAGATGAAACCAGCCTTCAGGAGGAACAACCACCATCATATGAAATgtctgtgcagcagcagcagccaacaACCGAGCATGACTCAAATACAGAAGGAGTTTCAGGCACTTGTCATGCACCCATGCCAGGAGTCAGTTGCTAA